The sequence GCTCATTACCAAGGAACTGCAGCACGTTCTGCAGATGATCTCTTCCAGTCTTCCATACCAGGCTGAGGTCCAGTGGGTTGCGGCTGAGGTCTAGAGAGCGTAGTTGCGGCAAGCATCCCAGCTCTTGGTACACGGTGCCCAGCCGGTTGTAGGTAGAGAACCCACAGGCAGGTAAGGCAGGAGATGCCAGGTGGAATGTGGTGGAGCTGGTCCCTGTCGAGGTGGACTGGGTGGAACACCGGGGAGGGGAATGCCGTAAGGCCCCATCCAGAACAGTCCCAGAACAGGATTTTAGCTTGCCTGTCCCTAGGCGTTTACAACCCAGTAGGCTCACACTCCAACCGCCCGTCTCACACCACCAGCTCTACGATTTCATAGAAGTGGATAGAGAGCATGATGCTACCTTTCATGATACCACAGTTGGCACTATCTATGTTAGCACCAGAGTTACAATTGCTAGAACTCAATCCAATACAGGTCAACGTTACGTGGTGGCTGAACAGGCTTTGAGGTACAACAAGGAACATTCAATGGATGTCTCCTTGGGAACGTTCAGGATTCATTGTGTGCTTTGTTAACAACCAACTAACATATGAAAGTTAATGATTGCCATAGTAATTACCAGAGCCATAGCATTGTTCTATAGCGCaatcgaaaagtattcagactccttttcctttttccacattttttactttccagccttattctaaaatggattaaatacaacaTTTTCTTCAATACTTCTCACACAATAAtccatattgacaaagcaaaaacaggtttttagacatttttacaaatgtatttttttttaaattaagtattcagaccctttgctatgagactcgaaattgagctcaggtggatcctgtttccaatgatcatccttgagatgtttctacaacttaattggagtccacctgtggaaaattcaattgattggacatgatttggaaaggcacatacctgtcagtaaaaggcacatgacagctgctaggggtttgccaaaaggcacccaaaggactcagaccatgagaaacaagattctttggtctgatgaaaccaagattgccaagcgtcatgtctggaggaaacctggcaccatatctacggtgaagcatggtggtggcaacatcatgctgtggggatgttgtttagtggcagggactgggatactagtcaggatcgagggaaagatgatcagagcaaagtacagagagaatcttgaagaaaacctgctccagagctctcaggaactcagactggggcgaaggttcaccgtccagtaggacaacaaccctaagcacacagccaagacaacgcaggagtggctttgggacaagtctctgaatgtccttgagtggcccagccagagcccggacttgatcgaacatctctggagagaccggaaaatagctatttgttgccaaaggtgctccaacaaagtaatgagtaaagggtgaatacttatgtaaatgtaatttttctgttttttaactgtttttgctttgccatgaTGGGCTACTATGTGTAGATCTATAGGAAAatgttttttaatccattttagaataaggctgtaacgtaacaaaatgtgaaaaagtcaaggggtcagaatactttccgaatgcactgtagatggaGAACATTGAGCAACCTAAACTTTTCTTAGTGTTCTATGCAAAAATGGTCATTACCATGGCAACTATATCACATCAACATGTTGGCCATATTTGGTGTACCAGCCATATTGTAAATGTATGAAAAGGATcatttatgttttattttatttaacctttatataacaggaaaatatatttttgaggTTACAAAACCTCTTTTGGAAGTAGGGCCTGACAAGCGGTCAGCGTAAACATACAACACAAGAGCATGATACAAATAGGACATGAACAGAGAAGTTACTTAAAACAGTTTATTAGATATTTATTAGAGTGCATGTATGCAACAAGTTTAACTGAATGAGCGCCAGGTGGGTAGTATTATTAAGGGTTTAGGGTGTGTGTGAGGAGTTAGGATAGAGTTGTGTATTTGTGAGGGCCATAGCTGCATTGCTAGCAGGATTTACATCCTGTCCGTAGCTGGGTGTCCAGTAGTAGTGCCTCTTCAGCCCATGGAAGACctcagccagacacacacacccgtccacctcgtacacacacacatcggTCTGCTCCGACGACAGACGACCACTGGACAGCAAATCACTGAAAGCCTGGTGGAGGGGAGTAAGAGTGTGGCTTCGAGTGTGATTTTGATTTGtgtgttttattattttattttatttatttcacctttatttaaccaggtaagctagttgagaacaagttctcatttacaactgcgacctggccaagatgaagcaaagcagttggacacatacaacacagagttacacatggagtaaaacaaacatacagtcaataatacagtagaaaacgtctatacacagtgtgtgcaaatgaggtaagataagggaggtaaggcaataaatagtggcgaagtaattacaatataccaattaaacactggagtgaataGATGTAAGAGAAGACGAATGGgtacaaaggagcaagataaataaatacagtattgggatgaggtagttggatgggctatttacagataggctatgtacaggtgcagtgatctgttagctgctctgacagcttgtgcttaaatctagtgagggagatatgagtctcaagcttcagtgatttttgcagttcgttccagtcattggcagcagagaactggaaggaaaggcggccaaataaggaattggctttgggggtgaccagtgagatatacctgctggagcgcgtgctacgagtgggtgctcctatggtgaccagtgagctgagataaggcggggctttacctaccagagacttgtagatgacctggagccaatgggtttcacgacgagtatgaagcgtgggccagccaacgagagcgtacaggtcgcagtggtgggtagtacatggggttttggtgacaaaatggatggcactgtgatagactgcatccaatttgttgggtagagtgttggaggctattttgtagatgacatcgccgaagtcgaggatcggtagaatggtcagttttatgaaggtatgtttggcagcatgagtgagggaggctttgttgcgaaataggaagccgattctcgatttaattttggattggagatgcctaatgtgagtctggaagaagagtttacagtctagccagacacctaggtatttgtagctgtccacgtattctaagtcagaaccgtccagagtagtgatgctggacgggcaggcagagatcggttgaagagcatgcatttagttttacttgcatttaagagcagttggaaggagagttgtatggcattgaagctcgcctggaggttaattaacacagtgtccaaagaagggccagaagtatacagaatggtgttgtctgcgcaGAGGTGGATctgagaatcaccagcagcaagagcgacatcattgatgtatacagagaagagagtcggcctgagaattgaacctgtggcaccccaatagagactgccacagtccctccgatttgacacactgaactctatcagagaagtagttggtgaaccaggcgaggcagtcatttgagaaaccagggctgttgagtctgccgataagaatgtggtgattgacagagtctaaagccttggccaggttgatgaatacagctgcacagtaatgtctcttttcgatggcggttatgatatcgtttaggaccttgagcgtggctgagctgCACCCATGACCCATTCTGAAACCAGATTGCTgagcggagaaggtacgatgggATTTAAAATGGTCTGTAATATGTTTGTTAACTTgactttcaaagaccttagaaaggcagggtaggatagatataggtctgtagcagtttgggtcaagagtgtctccccctttgaagagggggatgatcgcggcagctttccaatctttgggaatctcagacgatacgaaagagaggttgaacaggctagtaataggggttgcaacaatttcggcagatcattttagaaagagagggtccagattgtctaaccAGCTGATTtgaaggggtccagattttgcagctctttcagaacatcagctatctggatttgggtgaaggagaaatggggaggcttggcgagttgctgtggagggtgcagggcagttgaccagggtaggggtagccaggtggaaagcatggccggctgtagaaaatgcttattgaaattctccatTATAGTGGACTcatcggtggtgacaatgtttcctagcctcagtgcagtgggcagctgggaggaggtgctcttattctccatggactttactgtgtcccagaacttttttgagtttgtgctacaggatgcaaatttctctTTGAAacagctagccttagctttcctaactgcctgtgtatattggttcctaacttccctgaaaagctgcatatcacgggggctattcgatgataatgcagtacgccacaggatgtctTTGTGCTCATCAAGGGCAGTCAGGTGTGGAGTGAACCAAGgcctatatctgttcctggttctacattttttgaacagGGCATACTtatttaaaatggtgaggaaggcacttttaaagaataaccaggcatcctctactgatgggatgaggtcaatatccttccaggatccccgggccaggtcgatttgaaaggcctgctcgctgaagagttttagggagcgtttgactgtgatgaggggtggtcatctgaccgcagacccattacggatgcaggcaatgaggcagtgatcgctgagatcttggttgaaaacagcagaggtgtatttggagggcaagttggttaggatgatatctatgagggttccCATGTTCTATGAGGGTGCCCccgtaggttcattgatcatttgtgtgagattgaggacatcaagcgtagattgtaggatggctggggtgttaagcatgttccagtttaggtcgcctagcagcacgaactctgaagatagatggggggcaatcaattaaCATATAGTGTCCAGGGTacagctggggacagagggtggtctatagcaagcggcaacattgagagacttgtttctggaaaggtggatttttaacaGTAGAAGCTccaattgtttgggtacagacctggatagtaagacagaactctgcaggctatcaatgcagtagattgcaactcagccccctttggcagttctatcttgtcggaaaatgttatagttagggatggaaatttcagggcttttggtggccttcctaagccaggattcagacacggctaggacatccgggttggcaaggtgtgctaaagcagtgaataaaacaatcttagggaggaggcttctaatgttaacatgcatgaaaccaaggcttttacagttacagaagtcaacaaattagagcacctggggaataggtgtggagctaggcactgcagggcctggattaacctctacatcaccggaggaacagaggaggagtaggataagggtacagctaaaggctataagaactggtcatccAGTacattcggaacagagagtaaaaggagcaggtttctgggcatgatagaatagattcaaggcaaaatgtacagacaaaggtatggtggGAGTGTCGTGGCAGAATCAGAATTCTTTAGGTAACAtttataaataagatgttttattaatTTTCATACGCATGCTTATGTGGGGAAAGTTActtgggcccagagaggggagaggtcgggttagtcttatctgtgaatgtgtctgtaaacTATTCCTAAACTGTGTGAAGGGCTGGTGTGATTAATGGGGACCCAGTAaggtggctccacaatgtctgtgtacCAGTCACGTCTCTCTGTAAGCTTGTCCAGGAGGGGGTGTATTttatatatgccattggatgaggtaatgtttttgGTTCTAAGTGGTACCAAGAATGAGATAAGAGCTTTGGTTTAGGAGatcaaactgaacgataatttatagctaatgctataAATTATGGGATACTCCTTTTTTCTGGTAAAAGGTTATTTGTATAATGTTCTATAAGATCTGTTATTGGTCATGTGAATGTtgatgggtgtgtcttggctataaatgatactaaggactgttttgtaagcactctcagagaattaaTTTACAGACACTGAATTGATTTGAGAGTCACAGGGTAGTGatgaagctcatataattaaagatggactttatgataactctgacttgtgtgtggtttgctctctcatgatttggtaatacaggaaatttctACGACAGGATGTgaatacattggaggtaaacctaggcattgttGATGTCACCGcatgcatgtgtgggaggtggaactaaaggtTTGGCTAAgccatattgagcagggctagaggctctacagtgaaataagacaataatcactaaccagaacagcaatggacaaagcatattgacattagggagaggcgtgcgtagccgagtgatcataagggtccagtgagtagttaggctggctggagacacgacgattcagacagctagcaggccagggctagcaagctagcagaagggccttagaagGACGTCACGACAGAGGAAGTCTGTTATAGCCTAATTGTGCAGTTACATCGaatagaccagtcgtgatggagtACTAGGGTTCCGTGTAGCAAAGGGGTtcagtccaattggcaaaataggtatagtggccgaagaaattggccgatggatctgtgtgtgtgtgtttgcttgcgtgcgtgcgtgttacCTGACAGACCGGCTCCTCCAGTCTGTTCCCCCAAATGtagatgtgtgtgagagtgttgtTAGCCTGCATGGCCCGAGACAGAGACACCAGACCAACAGTAGCTATGTTATTATTGGGGATAGACAACCtggagagacagtaagagagagagggagaagagagagttgGATAAatcctgggttgtgttcagtaggaaCAAAAATGTCGGAAAAGTTTTGAAACAAAGTGAAAAATGTAAGCACtaactgaacttgtccaataaataacactcAAGGGTTGGGGGTGGGTTAaaggtgaggtgtgtgtgggtgtatgtgtgtctcaCGCTTTGAGGTTGCAGGTGGGCAAGGCGATAGCCTGGCTGAGGTAGAAGGCACCATCGTCTTCGATGCGATTGGACGCCAGGTCCAGAATCTCCAAGGTTCCATTGTTCTTCAGAACCTTTGCTAGACACCGCGCCCCTTCACGAGTCACACGGTTACTGAgcaaaggacagacagagaggaggggtgtaTGGCGTGAGTAACTATGAGCGTGCTTGTGGTGTATGTAAGTATGTGTATGGGCTTTGAGCGTATGACATTtctgtgcatggtgtgtgtgtcagtgtacggtgtgtgtgtaccagCGTAAGTCCAGGTATTTGAGGGTGTAGTTGGTTCTCAGGGCGTCAGTGAGTCTCTCCACTCCATAGTCAGTCATGCCCATCTTTCCCAGGTGCAGCTCCCTCAGACACTGATTAACTACCAACATACCTGACAGATGGACCGCTGTCTCCTCCTATGACAGAGAAAACCTGATGAAGGCAGTGCAGCTGTCGAAACGTGGCTTTACTAAACGTATTGCATAGTAGCCATTCCAGTTTGCAGCTTTTATTTGCTCAGAAAGAGACAGAGCCACACAAAAGATGCACATATGTTCTGACATGGTAGTCTTTCTGAAGACCACATCTTAGTACACGTTGTGTGCAGTGTACCTGGTGGCTGAAGAGTAGAGGTCTGCTGATGTTGACAGATCGGAGGCTCTTGTTGTTGTTCAAGACGATGGCAAACGCTATCACACTCTGAGTCCCCTatgcagagagagagcgcgagacagtgGCCATGGCCGAATACCCAAACTTGCATCCTAAATAGTAGGCCGTTTGAGCATGAGAGAAAATTATGTTTAATAGTAcgccaattttattttattttattgaatatACTTTAAATGCCCGGATGTCATACTCATTTTGGCTCTGACAACAGCTCATCAATTACATATGGGGATGCACTACTGAAATCAACAAATAGCGGGAAACAACACAATCGCGTTTGACAAATTCTCAGTATGCGAAAATAGAATGTTTTATAGTATGTGAATTTTTCAAATTCGTGTAtggtttaaatgccaggatgttatACTAATTTCAGCTCTTCATCTAGTAAAATTCAATGCACACGTTTCCACAATGCACAGGAAGATGTGGTCTGCGAGTGATAGGCCCTGGTTCTCTTCAAGTAACCAAACAACAAAACGAAGCTACTTAATTGGGAAGATGACGAATAGCGAAGCATCTGCGGTGGTGTTCAAATGCAGGCTAAATATTTTTTGTTCTCCTTAAAATCTTACTTTTTTTTGTGGATTTCTGTTTTCTCATTTAAAAGAGTTGCTTGTTCTCTTGGCCTTCATCAGAGCTTTTAAAGTAAATACTAAACCATCTTgtgatttgtgaatgtgtcggcactGGGGACGCAGGATGTGGCTGCGGTAATGATGTTATGTTAATCAGGCCTTTAGATTTGAACATATGGATTGTTTTAGTTTTGGGCAGATATCTAAGCTTGGACGTCGGCCCACTACCTTAAGCTTAACCTCGACAAGGTGGAGCTGCACTTCCTCCCGGGGAAAGCCTGCCCGCTCCAAGAcctccatcatggttgacaactcgacggtgtccccctcccagagcgccaatAACCTTGacctgaccctggacaacaccctgtagttctctgcaaacatcaaagcagtgactcgctcctgcaggttcatgctctacaacatccatagagtacgaccttacctcacacaggaagtggtgcAGGTCCTAAACCTGGCACTTGTTGTTGGCTGGGCTCCGCACTTGTACcgtcaaacccctgcaacttatccagtacactgcagcccacctggtgttcaaccttcccaacttctcccatgtcaccacacactccactggctcGCATCCACCACgagaccatggtacttgcctatggagcagcaagaggaactgctgCCCCCTACCTTCAGGCTCTACTCAAACCCTACATCCCAACTCGGACACAGCCAGtatgtgtatgtgagagtgtgtggCGCATGTGTTACCAGGTCAGAGTCTGCCACGTCCAGCTCCTGTAGTGTAGAGTTGACCTGCAGCATGCTGGCGAAGTGCATGGCTCCTCCGTTCCCTATCTTATTACCAGTCAGCCTCAGAGACAGGAGGGCATCATTAGACTGGAGATagtgaaaaacacacacactttacatggTGTATACAAATGGAGAAATCATGTATTGAAGACTTCCTGTATGTTCTATTATGTGGTCTATATAGCTACTGCATAGTGTGTTTATAaataatgtatatatacagttgaagtcggaagtttacatacaccttagccaaatacatttaaactctgttttttttgtgtgttttttacaattcctgacatttaatcctagtaacaattaagatcaccactttattttaagaatgtgaaatgtcagaataatagtagagaaaatgatttaattcagcttttgtttctttcatcacattcccagtgggtcagaagtttacatacactcaattagtatttggtaggattgcctttaaattgtttaacttgggtcaaatgtttcaggtagccttccacaagcatcccacaataagttgtgtgaatgttggcaaattcctcctgacagagctggtgtaactgagtcaggtttgtaggcctccttgcttgcacacactttttcagttctgccgacAAATTTGCTATAGGATTAGAGTCGGGGCTTtgtgaccactccaataccttgactttgttgtttaagccattttgccacaactttggaagtatgcttggggtcatttcccaattggaagacccatttgcgaacaagttttaacttcctgactgatgtcttgagatgttgcttcaatatatccacatcattttcctccctcatgatgcaatctattttgtgaagtgcaccagtccctcctgcagcaaagaacccccacaacatgacgctgccacccccgtgcttcacggttgggatggtgttctttggcttgcaagcctcccccctttccctccaaacacaacgatggtcattacggccaaacagttctatttttgtttcatcagaccagaggacatttctccaaaaagtacgatctttgtccccatgtgcagttgcaaaccgtagtctggctttttttatgggagttttggagcagtggcttcttccttgctgagtggcctttcaggttatgtcgatataggactcgttttactgtgaatatagatacttttgtacctgtttcctgcagcatcttcacaaagttgtttgctgttctgggattgatttgcacttttcgcaccaaagtacgttcatctcttggagacaaaacgcgtctccttcctgagtggtatgacggctgcgtggtcccatggtgtttatacttgcgcactattgtttttacagatgaacgtggtaccttcaggcatttggaaattgctcccaaggatgaaccagacttgtggaggtctacaatttcttttttgaggtcttggctgatttcttttgattttcccatgatttttaaattttacctttattttattttactaggcaggttaagaacaaattcttattttcaatgacggcctaggaacagtgggttaactgtctgttcaggggcagaacgacagatttgtaccttgtcagctcggggattcgaa is a genomic window of Oncorhynchus gorbuscha isolate QuinsamMale2020 ecotype Even-year linkage group LG12, OgorEven_v1.0, whole genome shotgun sequence containing:
- the lrrc34 gene encoding leucine-rich repeat-containing protein 34 isoform X2, with the translated sequence MGSITDVYSSVCKELKLRTNRYILEVLQETEGKTGDITLQLTGNDRLRKVQQVTNKDALALSRTLRDNDSVTGLDLRYNCITDEGAGHLADLLKSNDALLSLRLTGNKIGNGGAMHFASMLQVNSTLQELDVADSDLGTQSVIAFAIVLNNNKSLRSVNISRPLLFSHQEETAVHLSGMLVVNQCLRELHLGKMGMTDYGVERLTDALRTNYTLKYLDLRCNRVTREGARCLAKVLKNNGTLEILDLASNRIEDDGAFYLSQAIALPTCNLKALSIPNNNIATVGLVSLSRAMQANNTLTHIYIWGNRLEEPVCQAFSDLLSSGRLSSEQTDVCVYEVDGCVCLAEVFHGLKRHYYWTPSYGQDVNPASNAAMALTNTQLYPNSSHTP
- the lrrc34 gene encoding leucine-rich repeat-containing protein 34 isoform X1 produces the protein MGSITDVYSSVCKELKLRTNRYILEVLQETEGKTGDITLQLTGNDRLRKVQQVTNKDALALSRTLRDNDSVTGLDLRYNCITDEGAGHLADLLKENVCLRSLDLTCNDIQTDGAEYIAKSLTSNDALLSLRLTGNKIGNGGAMHFASMLQVNSTLQELDVADSDLGTQSVIAFAIVLNNNKSLRSVNISRPLLFSHQEETAVHLSGMLVVNQCLRELHLGKMGMTDYGVERLTDALRTNYTLKYLDLRCNRVTREGARCLAKVLKNNGTLEILDLASNRIEDDGAFYLSQAIALPTCNLKALSIPNNNIATVGLVSLSRAMQANNTLTHIYIWGNRLEEPVCQAFSDLLSSGRLSSEQTDVCVYEVDGCVCLAEVFHGLKRHYYWTPSYGQDVNPASNAAMALTNTQLYPNSSHTP